The region GCATTGACCGCGATGCGATCCGCAAATCGCTGGAGCGCTCGGTAGCAGTGTGTCAGGACCGCTGGGCCCGCTATGAGCGCGTGGCCGCACGCCAGACGCCGGGTGTACAGGCGTTTGCTGCAGTGGAAACCACCGTCGCCATGGCCGTCACCGAGCTGGGCGGCTATAAGCGCCTGTTGCTGTGCCTGCTGTTGCTGATCTGTGCTGCCACCACCACCCTTACTCGCCACCATATTTCCCTGCGCGGGATCCGCACCGTCAACGACTTCCGCATGTCGAGCATGGTGCAGTTGGCAGCCAACCTGCTGCTGACATTCTCAGCCGTGGTCTATCGCCAGCAGGAAGTGCATGCGGCCGCTCAAGGCATCCAGATCAGCCACTTCTACCTGCACGCGTTTTGGATTGCCGGCTTCAGCTTCCTGGCGCTGTGCAACCTGATGCAGTTGATCCGCCCAGCACCGAATGATCTGCAACCCGGCGGCAGCTGGGCCAAAGGCCTGCTGACGGTGCCGCTGTACAGCTACATGTGCTTGAGCGCAGGCATCCAGTTCATCATCGGTGGTTACTACCACGGCATGAGCGTGTACCTCGGCATGATGATGGAACTGTCCAACATGTTCCTGAACCTGGCCCTGTACATCTGGATCGGCATGATGCTGAAGCAGACGCGCATGGCGCAGCTGGTGTTCAACGTGTTCCGCCCGTGGAAGATGTCCCCGGAACTGCTGTGCTTCGTGGTGTTGCTGGTGACCGCGGTACCGACCGCCTACACCGGCGCTTCCGGCATCTTCGTGATCGCCGCCGGTGCGGTGATTTATAACGAACTGATCCGCTCTGGCACCCGCCCGCAGCTGGCACTGGCCACCACCGCCATGTCCGGCTCCATGGGCGTGGTACTGCGTCCGTGTCTGTTGGTCGTGATCATCGCCGCACTGAACAACTCGGTGACCACCAACGAGCTGTTTGGCTCAGGTATCAAGCTGTTCTTCCTGACCGCGTTCTTGTTCTTCATCTTCTCCCAGTTCGCCCGTCGCGAGCCGGCTCGCATTGCCCCGTTCAGCGAAGCGGTGCCGCAATCGGCGCGCCTGCTGCTGCCGCTGGTGCCCTACGCCATTGTGATCGCCAGCGTGGTGCTGTTCTTCCGCTTCGTGCTGGACCGCCGCCTGGATGAGTTCTCGGCGCCGATCATTCTGCCGGTGGTACTGCTGGCGGTGCTGATCTACGAATACCTGCTGCTCGGCAAAAACAAGCGCGAGAAAAACCGCATTGAAGCCGAAGCCGATGGCCACCACCGCCCGCGCAATTTGGAGCACGCGCTGCGTACGGCGACCAACGAAACCACCGCCCACATCGGTGCGCTGCTGATGCTGATGGCGCTGTCGGTCAGCGTCGGCGGCGTGGTGGAGCGCTCCGGCATCATGGAAGCATTGCCGGCCACCTTCTCCTCGGTGTGGGTGACGATGGGCATCCTAGTCATCGTGCTGGTGTCGATCGGCATGTTCATGGACCCCTACGGCGCGGTGATTCTGGTGAACGCCACCATTGCCCAGGTCGCCTTCAACAATGGCATTGCCCCGCTCCACTTCTGGATGATGGCGTTGATTTCGTTCGAGCTGGGCTACCTGTCACCACCGGTGGCGCTCAACCATCTGCTCACCAGGCAGGTGGTCGGCGACGACGAAGTCGCCAGAGCGGCGCTGACGGAAGGCACGTTCTGGCAACGTTACGAGAAGTTCACCTTGCCGGTGGCGGTGATGTTCACGGCGCTAATGCTGGTGGCCTTCGCACCGCTGGCGTCCGATTCGCTGCACGATTGGCTGTTCCAAAAGCAAGCCGCCAGTGCCAACCAAGTGATGATGTCTCTCGACTGATCACGCTGCTGCACTGCAAAACGGGCCTTCGGGCCCGTTTTGCGTTTCTGCTGTCCGCCTTGGCAACCCTGCACATTTCGAAAAGCACCTTTTCGGCCCCTTTGATCGGTAGGTCAAGACTTCCAGCAGCGCTACACTGGTGGCCGGCTGCCGCCTTGTCACTGCGCAGCCCATAACAACAAACAGGGATGATTTCATGGCTGACTCCTCCACCTTCCGGGTGGCCAACCGCACCGTTGCCGAATGGCTTTCCTCGTTCCCCTCCATGCTGATCCTGCTGCTGGCGATTTTCCTGGCCTCCGGCGAGATCATCCATTCACAGCTACTGAAGGTCGGCGAGCGCACCTGGGAAGAGTATTTCCTGCTGCGCGCCACCCAGTCGGAACCGGTGTGCGAGCGCGACCGTGATCTGGAAACAGAGGTGGCGCGCACCGTGCAGGAGCGCCTGCGCAACGCCGAGCATGACCCGCTCGCCGCCATGCTCGGTGTCGATGTAGACGAACAGGCCATCCGCCGTTCGCTGGAACGCTCCCAAGAGGTGTGCCGCGGCCGCTGGGACACCTACGAGCGGGTGCAGGCGCGCATCACCCCGGGCGTAAAGGCGTTCCGCACGCTGGAGGCTGGCATCGCCTTCGGGGTTACCGAGCTGGGCAGCTACAAACGCTTGCTGCTGTGTCTGCTGCTGTTGATCTGCGCTGCCACCACTACCCTCGCCCGCCATCACATCAGCTTGCGCCCGGTGCGTACGTTGAAGGACCACTACGTGTCCACCGGCGCCCAGCTGTTGGCCAACAGCATGCTGACGCTGTCGGCATTCGTGTACCGCCAACAGGAACTGATCGCACAGGCAGACGGCATTCAGATCAATCACTTCTACCTGCATGCGTTTTGGATTGCTGGATTCGGCTTCCTCGCGCTGTGCAATCTATGGCAACTGGCGCGGCCGCCGCAGACATTGGAGCGCGGCGGTTCCACCGGCAAAGCGCTGCTCACCATTCCGCTGTACAGCTTCATGTGCCTCAGCGCCGGCAGCCAGTTCATGATCGGCGGCTATTACCACGGCATCAGCGTCTACCTCGGCATGATGATGGAAATGTCGAACATGTTCCTGAATCTGGCGCTGTACATTTGGATCGGCATGATGCTCAAGCAGACCCGCTTGGCACACCTGGTGTTCGACCTGTTCCGCCCCTGGAAAATGTCTCCGGAACTGCTGTGCTTCGTGGTACTCATCGTCACCGCGGTACCCACCGCCTACACCGGCGCCTCTGGTATTTTCGTGATCGCTGCCGGTGCCGTAATCTACAGCGAGCTGATCCGCGCCGGCGCGCGGCCGCAGATGGCGCTGGCCACCACCGCCATGTCCGGCTCCATGGGCGTGGTGCTGCGCCCTTGCCTCTTGGTGGTGATCATCGCTGCGCTCAATAACTCGGTGACTACTTCCGAGCTGTACGGCTCCGGGATCAAACTGTTCATCCTAACCGCCTGCTTGTTCTTCCTGTTCTCGCAGTTCGCGCGGCGGGAGCCGGCCCGCATCGCACCCTTTGCCGAGGCGCTCCCGCAAAGCCTGAAGCGGATGCTGCCGCTGTTGCCCTACGTCCTGCTGATTGCCGCCGTGGTGCTGTTCTTCAAGCACGTGCTTGATCGCCGTCTGGATGAATTCTCGGCACCGATCATCCTGCCCATCGTGATGTTGGCCATCTTGCTGTACGAGTTCCTGCTGACGCCGAAAAACAAACGCCTCCAGCACCGACTGGAAGCGGAGCAGGAAGGCCATCTGCGCGCCGGCAGCTTCGAGCAATCGGTGCGCTTTGCCACCAATGAAACCACTGCCCATATCGGTGCATTGCTGATGTTGATGGCGTTGTCGGTGAGTGTCGGCGGCATCATCGAGCGCAGTGGCCTGATGGAAGCACTGCCGACGCAGATGCCGTCGGTGTGGGTGACCATGGCGGTGCTGGTAGTGATCATGGTCGGTATCGGCATGATCATGGATCCCTATGGCGCGGTCATTCTGGTCAACGCCACCATTGCCCAGATCGCCTTCAGCAACGGCATTGCACCGCTGCACTTCTGGATGATGGCGCTGATTTCTTTTGAGCTGGGTTACCTAACGCCGCCGGTGGCACTTAACCACCTGCTGACCCGCCAAGTGGTGGGTGATGAAGAAGTCGAGCGCGCCAAGATCAGCAGCGGTCCGTTCTGGGTACGCTATGAAAAGTACCTGTTGCCGATCTCGGTACTGCTCACCGCGCTGCTGGTGGTGGCGTTCCTGCCACTGGCCTCAGACGGCCTGCATGATTGGCTGTTCCAGAAAGTGCAGTCCAGCTACAGCGTTATTCCGCTGGAGTAACCGGGCACTGCATCACGCAGCGCTCCTCGGGAGTGAGGCCTAACGCCCGCTCCCGGGCCATCACCTGCTGCAGCCGCGGCGGCCATTCCGCCGCCGCCCATTCCCGGAACCCAAAGCGCCGGTAAAACGGCGCATTCCACGGCACCTCGCGGAAGGTAGTCAGCGTCAGCCGCTGCACGCCGCTGGCTGCAGCATACTGCTGGGCCGCAGACAACAATGCCCGGCCCCGGCCGCGGCCTTGGTGTGGCAATGCCACATCCAACTCCCACACGTGCAAGTCGGTACCGAAGCGCTCCGCGGCGAGAAAACCCACCGGCTGACCTTGGTGCTCCACCACCCAGTGGGTACCGAGCGCCATCAAGCGTTGGTGCTGGTCGGCATCGTAGGGTTCGCCGTCGGCCAGCCAGCCGAGGCCGGGCAGCTGCGCAAAACGCTGCGCAGCACTGCACTCGATCTGTTGCAACAGCGGAATATCTGCCGCCACGCCGCGGCGCACCAATGCGTTCATGCAGAAGGGAAATGTTCGCGCAGCAGACCGGCCATGCGGTCCAGCCGTTCGCGGCGGGCACTGCGCCGTACCTGACCGAACAGCCGCGTCAGCCACGCCAGCGCCAACGCCGGCCGGTCACCCGGGCCCTCGCGGGGAATCACATGTAAATGCAGGTGGGGAACATGTTGGCCGGCGGCCGCGCCGTCGTTGATCAGCAGATTGTGGCCCTTTGGCGCGCTGCCGCCGGTGCTGTCCGCCACGGCGCGCTCGGCGCGAATCAGCCGCTGGGCCAGGTTCACCAAGTGCCCGAGCTGGGCGGCCGACAGCTCCTCCACCCGCGCCACATGCTGCTTGGGAATAATCAGCACATGCCCGGGGCGTACTGGATACAGATCCAGCATCACCAGCGCTTGGTCGTCCTCATGCACCACACTGGCCGCGGTGTCACCGGCCAAGATACGGCAGAACAGGCACTCACTCATCGACGACGACGGATGGCAAATTGCACCGTAGCCACCACTAGGCACAGTACCACCGCCGCCAACAGCGGAGCACCGGCACGCAGCGGGTTGGCTTCTTTCTGAATCAAGGCTTCAAACAGCGTGATGATCCACGCTGGCCCGAGGTTGTCGCTGTCAGCAGCCACCGGCCACGGCGTAAAGAGGATACCGACGAGGATGGCGATAAACGGATATTTGACCCATCGGTGCCAACGCTGGGCGACCAAGGTCATGACCACCAGTACCACGAAGGCTGCGCCGAGATAGGCCAGCCACGCCACCATGTATCCCTGTTCTGTCACCCGTTATTCCTCCTGTCTGCCACACCCTGGCCCTGATTGGTGCCGGTATGCCGGCCAAGATTATAGGCGCGCGGCCACAAATAGCGCATCTGTCAAAAATTCGTATTGATAATGATTATCAACTTAATTACTGTTCACACGCTTGGACCTGCGCACCTTGCGCACATTTTTGTTCGCGATGAGGACCTGTAATGCGACCCCTGTTTACCCCCCGCCTGCTGTGCGGCGCCATCGCATTGGCATCCAGCAGCTTGGCTCTGGCCCAGACCGCCACCAACACAGACGATGTTGTTGACCTAAAAACTGTCACCGTCATTTC is a window of Alcanivorax sp. REN37 DNA encoding:
- a CDS encoding TRAP transporter large permease subunit translates to MQTSSRHTFLNRSPGEWLSSLPTILILLLTIFLSSGEIIHSQLLKVGESTWEEYFLLRSASVEPTCERDRDLDLEVERTVQQREAEAADDPLAGLLGASIDRDAIRKSLERSVAVCQDRWARYERVAARQTPGVQAFAAVETTVAMAVTELGGYKRLLLCLLLLICAATTTLTRHHISLRGIRTVNDFRMSSMVQLAANLLLTFSAVVYRQQEVHAAAQGIQISHFYLHAFWIAGFSFLALCNLMQLIRPAPNDLQPGGSWAKGLLTVPLYSYMCLSAGIQFIIGGYYHGMSVYLGMMMELSNMFLNLALYIWIGMMLKQTRMAQLVFNVFRPWKMSPELLCFVVLLVTAVPTAYTGASGIFVIAAGAVIYNELIRSGTRPQLALATTAMSGSMGVVLRPCLLVVIIAALNNSVTTNELFGSGIKLFFLTAFLFFIFSQFARREPARIAPFSEAVPQSARLLLPLVPYAIVIASVVLFFRFVLDRRLDEFSAPIILPVVLLAVLIYEYLLLGKNKREKNRIEAEADGHHRPRNLEHALRTATNETTAHIGALLMLMALSVSVGGVVERSGIMEALPATFSSVWVTMGILVIVLVSIGMFMDPYGAVILVNATIAQVAFNNGIAPLHFWMMALISFELGYLSPPVALNHLLTRQVVGDDEVARAALTEGTFWQRYEKFTLPVAVMFTALMLVAFAPLASDSLHDWLFQKQAASANQVMMSLD
- a CDS encoding TRAP transporter large permease subunit — its product is MADSSTFRVANRTVAEWLSSFPSMLILLLAIFLASGEIIHSQLLKVGERTWEEYFLLRATQSEPVCERDRDLETEVARTVQERLRNAEHDPLAAMLGVDVDEQAIRRSLERSQEVCRGRWDTYERVQARITPGVKAFRTLEAGIAFGVTELGSYKRLLLCLLLLICAATTTLARHHISLRPVRTLKDHYVSTGAQLLANSMLTLSAFVYRQQELIAQADGIQINHFYLHAFWIAGFGFLALCNLWQLARPPQTLERGGSTGKALLTIPLYSFMCLSAGSQFMIGGYYHGISVYLGMMMEMSNMFLNLALYIWIGMMLKQTRLAHLVFDLFRPWKMSPELLCFVVLIVTAVPTAYTGASGIFVIAAGAVIYSELIRAGARPQMALATTAMSGSMGVVLRPCLLVVIIAALNNSVTTSELYGSGIKLFILTACLFFLFSQFARREPARIAPFAEALPQSLKRMLPLLPYVLLIAAVVLFFKHVLDRRLDEFSAPIILPIVMLAILLYEFLLTPKNKRLQHRLEAEQEGHLRAGSFEQSVRFATNETTAHIGALLMLMALSVSVGGIIERSGLMEALPTQMPSVWVTMAVLVVIMVGIGMIMDPYGAVILVNATIAQIAFSNGIAPLHFWMMALISFELGYLTPPVALNHLLTRQVVGDEEVERAKISSGPFWVRYEKYLLPISVLLTALLVVAFLPLASDGLHDWLFQKVQSSYSVIPLE
- a CDS encoding GNAT family N-acetyltransferase, translating into MNALVRRGVAADIPLLQQIECSAAQRFAQLPGLGWLADGEPYDADQHQRLMALGTHWVVEHQGQPVGFLAAERFGTDLHVWELDVALPHQGRGRGRALLSAAQQYAAASGVQRLTLTTFREVPWNAPFYRRFGFREWAAAEWPPRLQQVMARERALGLTPEERCVMQCPVTPAE
- a CDS encoding HIT family protein; its protein translation is MSECLFCRILAGDTAASVVHEDDQALVMLDLYPVRPGHVLIIPKQHVARVEELSAAQLGHLVNLAQRLIRAERAVADSTGGSAPKGHNLLINDGAAAGQHVPHLHLHVIPREGPGDRPALALAWLTRLFGQVRRSARRERLDRMAGLLREHFPSA